From Anaerohalosphaera lusitana, one genomic window encodes:
- a CDS encoding ArnT family glycosyltransferase translates to MANAPKEIAVEQHKIPATVFILAVGLITAGWMLGPRPVSDDEARISVTAREMLASGDYIVPTFNTEPQLAPSPLPYWLTALAAQFTGRVDAFTARLPSFILAILSTASILYFAQRILPFRTACLSALIWATSFGFVSFARNAVPAMTLTALTATALLAFYAGLHEEHARRRVTYMLTFYITFALAALTNLLLAVPAVLIPLIAWFTVTRSWRLCKHTMPIVGTLVFLAVLLPWPMLAARQVGSDTLFAVWKSSMIEQFFSPGLHPAWFSVLMVFEYAAPFIAFVPLAVIAPFYKVWAETRTPMKFLWCWFVSLTVLFTILPARDLSDILPAIPPLAILAGIIFEDLVYTRKAHTRRFIGKFFQYHVIIILFGSIIAAALVARYKPDILFEACAVAVAAMVLTALLTLLFMKGKRFAACITLFAGLAVITILTVSLILIPITPDTQSGLAARASRRIPASADVYAYGSVEPAFLHYFGRSADVCRSVDEVQQAYEDGAFIIAFAQAGNELAKSEEFNQAATLGTDDPTAGSVTDLRIFRKPD, encoded by the coding sequence ATGGCGAACGCACCCAAAGAGATCGCGGTCGAACAGCACAAGATCCCCGCGACGGTTTTCATCCTGGCGGTCGGGCTTATCACGGCCGGCTGGATGCTGGGCCCGCGTCCGGTCAGCGACGACGAGGCCCGCATATCCGTCACCGCCCGCGAGATGCTCGCATCGGGCGACTACATCGTGCCGACCTTCAACACCGAACCGCAGCTCGCACCGTCGCCCCTGCCGTACTGGCTGACCGCGCTGGCGGCGCAGTTCACCGGACGCGTGGACGCGTTCACCGCCCGGCTGCCTTCGTTCATCCTCGCGATCCTCTCGACTGCATCGATCCTGTACTTCGCGCAGCGGATCCTGCCCTTCCGCACTGCATGTCTGTCTGCGCTGATCTGGGCGACAAGCTTCGGCTTCGTCAGCTTCGCACGCAACGCGGTACCCGCGATGACGCTGACCGCACTTACCGCGACCGCGCTGCTGGCCTTCTACGCGGGTCTGCACGAGGAACACGCCCGCCGCCGCGTCACGTACATGCTCACGTTCTACATAACCTTCGCGCTGGCGGCGCTGACGAACCTGCTGCTGGCGGTCCCGGCGGTGCTGATCCCGCTGATCGCGTGGTTCACCGTCACGAGAAGCTGGCGGCTGTGCAAACATACCATGCCGATCGTCGGCACGCTGGTGTTCCTGGCGGTGCTACTGCCCTGGCCGATGCTGGCGGCAAGACAGGTCGGCTCGGATACACTTTTCGCAGTCTGGAAGAGCAGCATGATTGAGCAGTTCTTCTCGCCCGGTCTGCATCCTGCGTGGTTCTCGGTTCTGATGGTCTTCGAGTATGCGGCACCGTTCATCGCGTTCGTGCCGCTGGCGGTCATCGCACCGTTCTACAAGGTCTGGGCCGAGACGCGAACGCCGATGAAGTTCCTGTGGTGCTGGTTCGTTTCGCTGACGGTTCTGTTCACCATACTGCCCGCAAGGGACCTTAGCGACATCCTGCCCGCAATCCCGCCGCTGGCGATCCTGGCCGGTATCATATTCGAGGACCTTGTCTACACACGCAAGGCCCACACGCGGCGATTCATCGGCAAGTTCTTCCAGTACCACGTGATCATAATCCTGTTCGGCTCGATCATCGCCGCCGCACTTGTCGCCCGGTACAAACCCGATATACTGTTCGAAGCGTGCGCCGTCGCGGTCGCAGCGATGGTGCTGACGGCACTTTTGACGCTGCTGTTCATGAAGGGCAAGCGATTCGCCGCCTGCATCACACTGTTTGCGGGCCTGGCGGTGATAACGATTCTTACTGTATCGCTGATCCTGATACCGATCACGCCCGACACGCAAAGCGGCCTCGCGGCCAGAGCGTCACGCCGGATCCCCGCTTCCGCGGACGTATACGCATACGGCTCGGTCGAACCGGCCTTCCTGCACTATTTCGGGCGATCCGCGGACGTTTGCCGCAGTGTCGATGAAGTACAGCAAGCATACGAGGACGGCGCGTTCATTATCGCGTTCGCCCAGGCCGGCAACGAACTCGCAAAAAGCGAAGAGTTCAACCAGGCCGCAACTCTGGGCACCGACGACCCCACGGCAGGATCGGTCACCGACCTGCGTATCTTCCGCAAACCCGACTGA
- a CDS encoding transglutaminase domain-containing protein — MKHYVTTAAIILTILCTSVFAGDLTALSESAIERAGGNADELRKALAETPEAHKNAMRFLIAYMPERDLQNITADLLTDNVEFAYKAYNEAPWKDQVSEEMFLNNILPYACVNERRDNWREDFYNRFKPLIANAKTPGEAAVILNRKIFDMLDVHFSRKRPKADQSPIETIEAGMASCTGLSILLVDACRAVGVPARLAGTPLWSDKSGNHSWVEIWDGQWQYTGADEPSGDKLNRGWFTDRAATAQANHRLHAIYATSYKPTGTSFPLVWAREVDYVHAEDVTDRYTGSSDDTAVTTSQNDPDFDIEASLHAIDQLKTYLSKSRTERRPIKDELFSDVPLSSEHAEQAKELLWRDHAKYIKQTRAGEMKARQLSIGDLDMPFFYTVTGDKPADGRSLYISMHGGGGAPKAVNDAQYNNQKRLYKIPEGVYVAPRAPTDTWNLWHQAHIDKFFARLIENMIVFLDVNPNRVYLMGYSAGGDGVYQLAPRMADRFAAASMMAGHPNEASPLGLRNLPFSIQVGGKDAAYDRNKIAAQWDKKLDVLHSQDPDGYPHWRKIYPGKGHWMNGEDAVAVPWMAKQVRRTFPDRIVWKQDDVNRPRFYWLAVNHDSMQKGDEVRATLTGQKINIKTADVDQLTVRLNDCMLNLDKPVAITANGKTVYTGKPKRSIETIAKTLYEYGDPTATYSSEITVEIN; from the coding sequence ATGAAACATTACGTAACTACCGCGGCAATTATTCTAACGATTCTCTGCACATCAGTTTTCGCTGGTGATCTCACTGCACTTTCAGAATCAGCTATCGAACGCGCCGGCGGCAACGCTGACGAGCTTCGCAAGGCTCTTGCAGAAACACCCGAGGCACACAAGAATGCCATGCGGTTTCTAATTGCGTACATGCCCGAGCGCGACCTGCAGAACATCACCGCGGACCTGCTCACCGACAACGTCGAATTCGCTTACAAGGCGTACAACGAAGCGCCTTGGAAGGACCAGGTGAGCGAGGAAATGTTCCTCAACAACATCCTGCCGTATGCATGCGTCAACGAACGGCGCGACAACTGGCGCGAAGATTTCTACAACCGATTCAAGCCCCTCATCGCGAACGCGAAAACGCCGGGCGAAGCTGCCGTAATCCTCAACCGCAAGATCTTCGACATGCTCGACGTGCACTTTTCACGCAAACGACCAAAGGCCGACCAGTCGCCGATAGAAACCATCGAAGCGGGCATGGCCTCGTGCACGGGCCTGTCGATACTGCTCGTGGACGCCTGCCGTGCGGTCGGGGTTCCCGCGCGTCTGGCCGGCACGCCCTTGTGGTCCGACAAGTCCGGCAACCATTCATGGGTCGAGATATGGGACGGCCAATGGCAATACACCGGCGCGGACGAACCGTCGGGCGACAAACTCAACCGAGGCTGGTTCACCGACCGTGCCGCCACAGCACAGGCCAACCACCGCTTGCACGCCATCTACGCGACCAGCTACAAACCCACCGGCACCAGCTTCCCGCTCGTATGGGCACGCGAAGTTGACTACGTCCATGCGGAAGACGTCACCGACCGCTACACCGGATCGAGCGATGACACGGCCGTGACCACTTCGCAAAACGACCCCGACTTCGATATAGAAGCGTCGCTGCACGCTATCGACCAGCTAAAAACGTATCTCAGCAAATCCCGCACTGAACGCAGGCCGATCAAAGACGAACTTTTCTCCGATGTCCCGCTCAGCAGTGAACACGCGGAACAGGCGAAGGAACTGCTCTGGCGTGACCACGCAAAATATATCAAGCAAACCCGAGCCGGCGAAATGAAGGCTCGCCAGCTAAGCATCGGCGACCTCGATATGCCGTTCTTCTACACCGTCACCGGCGACAAGCCTGCCGACGGCCGGAGCCTCTACATCTCCATGCACGGCGGGGGCGGCGCACCCAAGGCCGTCAACGACGCCCAGTACAATAACCAGAAACGCCTCTACAAAATCCCTGAGGGCGTCTACGTCGCACCCCGCGCACCCACCGACACATGGAACTTGTGGCACCAGGCGCACATCGACAAATTCTTCGCCAGGCTGATCGAGAACATGATCGTTTTCCTGGACGTCAACCCGAACCGCGTCTACCTGATGGGCTACTCGGCAGGCGGAGACGGTGTGTATCAGCTCGCGCCTCGCATGGCTGACCGTTTCGCAGCCGCTTCAATGATGGCGGGTCATCCCAACGAAGCCTCACCGCTCGGCTTGCGCAACCTGCCCTTCAGCATACAGGTCGGCGGCAAAGACGCAGCATACGACCGCAACAAGATCGCTGCCCAATGGGACAAAAAACTCGACGTCCTGCATAGCCAGGATCCCGACGGCTACCCGCACTGGAGAAAAATCTACCCGGGCAAGGGTCACTGGATGAATGGCGAGGACGCGGTTGCGGTTCCGTGGATGGCCAAACAGGTCCGCCGAACTTTCCCCGACCGCATCGTCTGGAAGCAGGACGACGTGAACCGGCCGCGTTTCTACTGGCTCGCCGTCAATCATGACAGCATGCAAAAAGGCGACGAGGTCCGCGCAACGCTCACCGGCCAGAAGATCAATATTAAAACAGCCGACGTTGACCAACTCACCGTCCGCCTGAACGACTGCATGCTCAACCTCGACAAGCCGGTCGCCATAACCGCCAACGGCAAAACGGTTTACACCGGCAAACCAAAACGTTCCATAGAAACCATCGCAAAAACCCTGTACGAATACGGCGACCCCACCGCAACCTACAGCAGCGAAATTACCGTCGAGATCAACTAA
- the thrC gene encoding threonine synthase — MANNSDYAFQKCINPECAATFDVAEILVKCPTCGDMLDVAYDWDKMDVPGSLKDFEKRWTRTNPLDFSGVWRFRDLLNFCPDDCKVTVGEGQTILQRNDALAKDLGIDAGCLHLEYEGLNPSGSFKDNGMTAAFSHARLVGATASACASTGNTSASMALYAHSTGMSCTVFIGSGRIAYGKLSQAMDYGAHTLQIAGDFDDCMRQVQAVCAQLGIYLVNSLNPFRLEGQKTIMFRILEQLGWQVPDWIIVPGGNLGNSSSFGKAFAELKQLGLIDRVPRLAIINAEGANTLTHLYNDRNLRWNDGRPDADLVQEFYDDLTARKYSPRTVASAIEISRPVNLTKCLRALDICDGVVISVPDEEIIDAKAQIGLRGLGCEPASAATIAGLKHLLADGVVDPSAKIACVLTGHPLKDPNLTVNYHKDNKGKFSNPPVEVPNDLNAIIKAMKQA; from the coding sequence ATGGCAAATAACAGTGACTACGCCTTTCAGAAGTGCATCAACCCCGAATGCGCCGCGACCTTCGATGTCGCCGAGATACTCGTAAAGTGCCCGACCTGCGGCGACATGCTCGACGTCGCATACGACTGGGACAAGATGGACGTGCCCGGCTCGCTGAAAGACTTTGAAAAACGCTGGACGCGTACGAATCCGCTGGACTTTTCGGGCGTATGGCGGTTCCGCGATCTGCTGAATTTCTGCCCGGACGACTGCAAGGTCACCGTCGGCGAGGGCCAGACAATCCTGCAGCGCAACGACGCACTCGCGAAGGACCTGGGCATCGACGCGGGCTGTCTGCATCTCGAATACGAGGGGCTGAACCCGTCCGGCTCGTTCAAGGACAACGGCATGACGGCTGCGTTCAGCCACGCCAGACTCGTCGGCGCGACCGCATCGGCGTGCGCATCGACAGGCAACACGTCCGCATCCATGGCGCTTTACGCGCACAGCACGGGCATGAGCTGCACGGTGTTTATCGGCTCGGGCCGGATCGCGTACGGCAAGCTGTCGCAGGCGATGGATTACGGCGCGCATACGCTGCAGATCGCCGGTGACTTCGACGACTGCATGCGGCAGGTCCAGGCGGTGTGCGCACAGCTCGGCATATACCTGGTGAACTCGCTCAACCCGTTCCGGCTGGAAGGGCAGAAGACGATCATGTTCCGCATCCTCGAACAGCTCGGCTGGCAGGTGCCTGACTGGATCATCGTGCCGGGCGGCAACCTGGGCAATTCCAGCAGCTTCGGCAAGGCGTTCGCGGAACTCAAGCAGCTCGGCCTGATCGACCGCGTGCCGCGGCTGGCGATCATCAACGCCGAGGGCGCGAACACGCTCACGCATCTTTATAACGACAGGAACCTCCGCTGGAACGACGGCAGGCCCGACGCGGACCTCGTGCAGGAATTCTACGACGACCTGACCGCACGCAAGTATTCGCCTCGCACGGTCGCGTCGGCGATCGAGATATCCCGCCCGGTGAATCTGACCAAGTGCCTCCGCGCACTGGACATCTGCGACGGCGTGGTGATCTCCGTGCCCGATGAGGAAATAATCGACGCAAAGGCACAGATCGGCCTGCGCGGGCTCGGCTGTGAACCGGCATCAGCGGCAACCATCGCAGGGCTAAAACACCTGCTCGCAGACGGCGTCGTCGACCCGTCCGCAAAAATAGCCTGCGTCCTGACCGGCCACCCCCTAAAGGACCCCAACCTAACAGTAAACTACCACAAAGACAACAAGGGCAAATTCTCCAACCCGCCGGTAGAAGTTCCAAATGACCTCAACGCGATCATCAAGGCAATGAAACAGGCCTAA
- a CDS encoding alpha/beta hydrolase family protein: MKNYRLTTMSVVLLVLVCVLPVFAQSKGSIEYEGKKSSWNGYEKYDFALDGIPCYVVAPKECEPGKPWVLRARFPNYHADIDVKLLEAGYHIAFINVANLYGGPEACKRWSKMYEHMIDKYDLNAKVVLEGVSRGGLIVYNWAKRNPDKVASIYCDTPVCDIRSWPGGKGQGRGSDADWERCMKAYGLTEETAGEFTGNPIDGLDELAKAGVPVMHVVSESDTVVPPDENTRVLQKRYRELDGPILVLSIDEGTKVSHGHHFPLTSVVVDTAVDFILRYGPKD, encoded by the coding sequence ATGAAAAATTATAGACTTACAACGATGAGCGTTGTACTGTTGGTGTTGGTTTGCGTACTGCCTGTATTCGCGCAGAGTAAAGGCTCAATCGAGTATGAGGGCAAGAAGTCTTCATGGAATGGTTATGAGAAATATGATTTTGCGCTGGATGGGATACCCTGCTATGTTGTCGCGCCGAAGGAGTGTGAGCCGGGCAAGCCTTGGGTATTGCGTGCGAGGTTCCCGAACTATCATGCGGATATAGATGTTAAGCTGCTCGAAGCGGGGTATCATATCGCGTTCATAAATGTGGCAAACCTTTACGGCGGACCCGAAGCATGCAAGCGCTGGAGCAAAATGTATGAGCATATGATCGACAAGTATGATTTGAATGCGAAGGTGGTGCTGGAAGGCGTAAGTCGCGGCGGACTGATCGTCTACAACTGGGCCAAGCGAAATCCTGACAAGGTAGCGAGCATTTACTGTGATACGCCAGTGTGCGACATTAGAAGCTGGCCTGGCGGCAAAGGGCAAGGCCGCGGTTCTGACGCTGATTGGGAAAGATGCATGAAGGCTTACGGACTGACGGAGGAGACGGCGGGTGAGTTTACGGGTAACCCAATCGACGGCCTGGATGAGCTTGCAAAGGCTGGCGTGCCTGTGATGCATGTGGTGTCTGAGTCTGATACTGTTGTGCCGCCTGACGAGAATACGCGAGTTTTGCAGAAGCGTTACCGTGAACTGGACGGTCCGATCTTGGTGCTTTCGATCGATGAAGGCACGAAGGTGTCACACGGACATCATTTTCCATTGACCAGCGTGGTGGTAGATACAGCGGTGGATTTTATCCTGCGGTATGGGCCGAAAGATTGA
- a CDS encoding alpha-L-fucosidase: MDRRDFLKLSGAAAGSLMLGACQSEYQKVRAAEVDLPMPTAAQLAWQQAEIGVLVCYELHTFNEDRYVQSRERRRPIKDVNQFNPERLDTDQWVRAVKNMDARFAILTASHESGFRLWQSDVNPYCLKAVEWGRGKRDIVGEFVASCRKYGVKPGIYLGTRWNSHLGVWDFKVTDRSPLTQQEYNELIEKETEEICSRYGDLFELWYDGGAYGPDKGGPDVLSIFEKYQKDCIFYHNHQRADVRWGGSETGTVGYPCWAMMPYDGWSKHNTELAKDRFWLLKHGDADGKVWCPAMSDAPLRNHEWFWEPNDEHKLYSLDALMNMYYKSVGRNSTLILGLTPDTRGLVPDADVERCKELGDEVQRRFGEEIASTSGYGKQVVLELEPGTVINHVVIQEDIARGERIRQYSVEAKQAGQWKQVRKGRSVGHKRIEKFAPVEADAVRLTVLDSVADPLVKRLAVYNCGT, from the coding sequence ATGGATCGACGTGATTTTTTGAAGTTGAGCGGCGCGGCGGCGGGGTCTTTGATGCTGGGTGCGTGTCAGAGCGAGTATCAGAAGGTGCGGGCGGCGGAGGTCGACCTGCCCATGCCCACAGCGGCCCAGCTAGCATGGCAGCAGGCGGAGATAGGGGTGCTTGTTTGCTATGAGTTGCATACCTTTAATGAAGACAGGTATGTCCAGAGCCGGGAACGCCGAAGACCGATCAAAGATGTGAACCAGTTTAATCCTGAACGCCTCGACACAGATCAATGGGTGCGGGCCGTGAAAAACATGGATGCTCGTTTTGCGATACTGACCGCCAGTCACGAGTCGGGCTTTCGTTTGTGGCAGTCCGATGTGAATCCTTACTGTCTTAAGGCCGTTGAGTGGGGAAGGGGAAAGCGGGATATTGTAGGTGAGTTTGTCGCATCCTGCAGGAAGTATGGTGTCAAGCCCGGCATATACCTGGGGACACGGTGGAACTCGCATCTGGGTGTTTGGGATTTCAAGGTGACGGACCGCAGCCCGTTGACGCAGCAGGAATACAATGAGCTGATAGAAAAGGAGACTGAGGAGATTTGCAGCCGCTACGGCGATCTGTTTGAGCTGTGGTATGACGGCGGAGCGTATGGGCCGGATAAAGGCGGGCCTGATGTGCTTTCGATATTCGAAAAGTACCAGAAGGACTGCATATTCTATCATAACCATCAGCGGGCGGATGTGCGCTGGGGCGGGAGTGAGACAGGTACGGTCGGTTATCCCTGCTGGGCGATGATGCCTTACGATGGGTGGTCGAAACATAACACGGAGCTTGCGAAAGATCGATTTTGGCTGCTGAAGCATGGCGATGCGGATGGAAAGGTGTGGTGCCCTGCGATGTCGGATGCGCCGCTGCGCAATCACGAGTGGTTCTGGGAGCCGAATGACGAACATAAGTTATATTCGCTTGATGCTCTGATGAACATGTATTACAAGTCTGTCGGTCGTAACTCGACGCTGATACTTGGGTTGACGCCTGATACGAGAGGGCTCGTGCCGGATGCAGATGTTGAAAGATGTAAGGAGTTGGGTGATGAGGTGCAGCGGCGGTTTGGCGAGGAGATTGCGAGTACTTCAGGCTATGGTAAGCAAGTCGTGCTCGAGCTGGAACCGGGGACAGTGATCAATCATGTGGTGATACAGGAAGACATCGCGCGCGGTGAGCGGATACGTCAGTATTCAGTAGAAGCGAAGCAGGCAGGCCAGTGGAAACAGGTCCGCAAAGGGCGCTCGGTCGGACACAAGCGTATCGAGAAGTTTGCACCGGTCGAGGCGGATGCTGTGCGTCTGACGGTTCTTGATTCGGTTGCCGATCCATTGGTGAAAAGGCTTGCGGTTTATAATTGCGGTACGTGA